One window of the Candidatus Jettenia sp. genome contains the following:
- a CDS encoding PAS domain-containing protein, with protein MLLSHVSKFFITIPIFAFHKKNWFCAEWLYKQFIPFAHLNDKPIALKQMHCVQQKEISSIFELCILNKANNYLMKEFKGIPQIRKGSVVGFWSIVRNIIRRKHAKKTLRASESKYRLLFENLPQRIFSKDKNLVYMSCNENLARDLHIRPDEITGKTDYDFFPKELAEKYRTEDKRVIESGQTDDREEKYIIDGQELIVRMVRTPIKDEKGNVLGILGAFLDITEKITLQREAERSRHLASLGELAAGVAHEINNPITGVINCAQILFNKSSEGSKERDIAGRIIKEANRIANITSSLLSFARFGDSKEKKSIVSIREIVANTFVLIKAQLRKEGITIKLDFSPKLPQIIAHPQQIQQVFLNAISNARYALNQKYPEAHDNKILEIIGEETTIDNRPAVKITFYDHGTGIPAMIRDRVVEPFYTTKPRSKGTGLGLSISYSIIKDHEGRLIIDSVEGVFTKVIIVLPAFKPT; from the coding sequence ATGTTATTATCTCACGTCTCGAAATTCTTTATAACAATTCCCATTTTTGCTTTCCATAAAAAGAACTGGTTTTGTGCAGAATGGTTATACAAACAGTTTATCCCCTTCGCTCACCTTAATGATAAGCCTATTGCACTGAAGCAAATGCATTGTGTTCAGCAGAAGGAAATATCTTCAATCTTTGAATTATGCATTCTTAACAAGGCCAATAATTATTTGATGAAAGAATTCAAAGGAATTCCACAAATTCGGAAAGGATCCGTTGTTGGATTTTGGAGTATTGTCCGTAACATTATCAGGCGTAAACACGCTAAAAAGACGCTTCGTGCAAGCGAAAGTAAATATCGGCTCCTCTTTGAAAATCTTCCTCAGAGAATATTTTCTAAAGATAAAAATCTCGTATATATGTCTTGTAACGAGAATTTAGCCAGAGATCTCCATATCAGGCCTGACGAGATCACAGGAAAGACCGATTATGATTTTTTCCCCAAAGAACTTGCCGAGAAATATAGAACCGAGGATAAGCGGGTTATAGAATCAGGGCAAACAGATGATAGAGAAGAGAAATATATCATAGATGGGCAGGAATTGATTGTCCGTATGGTGAGAACCCCGATAAAAGATGAGAAGGGTAATGTTCTTGGCATCTTAGGCGCATTTCTGGATATTACGGAAAAGATAACCTTGCAAAGAGAGGCTGAACGGTCCAGACATCTGGCATCATTAGGTGAATTGGCAGCGGGTGTAGCCCACGAGATCAATAACCCTATAACCGGTGTTATTAACTGTGCCCAGATACTATTTAATAAAAGTAGCGAAGGAAGTAAGGAAAGGGATATTGCCGGCCGGATTATCAAAGAGGCTAACCGTATAGCGAACATAACCAGCAGTCTTCTTTCTTTTGCAAGATTTGGCGATTCAAAGGAGAAAAAGAGCATCGTTAGCATCCGCGAGATAGTGGCGAATACGTTTGTCCTGATAAAGGCACAATTACGAAAAGAGGGTATTACAATAAAGTTAGACTTTTCTCCAAAATTGCCCCAAATCATTGCACACCCTCAGCAGATACAACAAGTTTTTTTGAATGCTATCAGTAATGCGCGATATGCCTTAAACCAAAAATATCCAGAGGCGCATGATAATAAAATCCTTGAGATTATCGGGGAAGAAACAACGATAGATAACCGTCCGGCGGTAAAGATTACCTTCTATGATCATGGCACGGGTATACCTGCCATGATACGAGATAGAGTAGTAGAACCGTTTTATACCACAAAGCCCCGGAGTAAAGGAACTGGCTTAGGATTAAGCATCAGTTACAGTATTATCAAGGACCATGAGGGTAGGCTTATCATTGATAGTGTTGAAGGGGTATTTACCAAAGTTATTATAGTTCTGCCAGCATTCAAACCGACATAG
- a CDS encoding radical SAM protein: MNYKPYAISWNTTYRCNLRCSHCYLDTNALTKQSANELSTQEGFKLIDQMAELNPNLLLILTGGEPLLRKDIYDLASYASQKGMMIVLGTNGNLIDDDVAKRLKQSGVTGIGISLDSIVPERHDKFRGISRAWDDTLNGIEACRRQGIEFQIQTTVTKENFHEIANIIEFSYNLGARVFNLFFLVCTGKGQELTDITPQQYDQALHQLYNIQKNYQGKMMVGAKCAPHYRRIVYEHDTTSPLIRTYAGGCPAATHYCRITPEGDVTPCPYMPNVSGNVREKSFVEIWENTPDFQTLRNTDLNGRCGVCEFKYICKGCRARALATSGNQMDEDGWCNYIPGRYGNTAIQLAPTETFGVEENFTMRWSSEAKNILKQIPSFGRGMVIKNVESYAAKSNHHEITLEVMRASREEMISKKRTAFPTKSESEAGTNTEDKDQVHQDGEIPWAEEARKRVANAPDFVRPGIYKLMQKKAHQHGYKEITSKFLSEIRDESMQLASKRIKNIGFDELRMDAWDKAKEKLKSVHKKEVIDTIKAFLDERTIRNEGIITKFQAYLKDSGTTMQKEPPSSPVWTEEAKQRLEKAPIFIRGRAKKAIEGFATQQGATMITCEMIDQYMKDIPSFVKKKFK; the protein is encoded by the coding sequence ATGAATTACAAACCCTATGCAATCTCCTGGAATACGACCTATCGATGCAACTTGCGTTGCAGCCATTGTTACCTCGATACCAATGCATTAACCAAGCAATCCGCCAATGAGCTTAGCACTCAGGAAGGGTTTAAGCTTATAGATCAAATGGCAGAGCTTAATCCTAACTTGCTGCTAATCCTTACGGGTGGAGAACCACTATTAAGGAAGGATATTTATGATCTTGCCTCCTATGCCTCTCAGAAAGGGATGATGATAGTGCTGGGCACGAATGGGAATTTAATTGATGATGATGTTGCAAAGAGATTGAAACAAAGTGGTGTAACCGGTATTGGTATTAGCCTTGATTCTATAGTGCCTGAAAGACATGACAAATTCAGAGGGATTTCACGTGCATGGGATGATACCCTCAACGGAATTGAGGCATGCCGCAGGCAAGGCATCGAATTTCAAATACAAACAACCGTCACGAAAGAGAATTTTCATGAGATTGCCAATATTATCGAATTCTCATATAATCTTGGCGCCAGGGTATTTAATCTATTCTTTCTGGTCTGTACCGGTAAAGGCCAGGAGTTGACGGATATTACACCGCAGCAGTACGATCAAGCATTGCACCAGCTTTATAATATACAAAAGAACTATCAGGGGAAAATGATGGTGGGAGCAAAATGCGCACCACACTACCGAAGGATTGTGTATGAACATGATACCACCTCTCCACTCATCAGGACGTATGCTGGCGGTTGTCCGGCTGCTACTCACTACTGCAGGATCACACCAGAAGGCGATGTTACACCGTGTCCTTATATGCCTAATGTTTCCGGAAATGTAAGAGAGAAAAGTTTTGTGGAGATCTGGGAAAATACCCCCGATTTTCAAACTCTGCGAAATACTGATCTGAATGGCAGATGCGGTGTCTGTGAGTTTAAGTACATCTGCAAAGGATGCAGGGCAAGGGCGCTTGCAACCTCAGGGAACCAGATGGATGAAGATGGATGGTGCAATTATATCCCGGGGAGATATGGCAATACAGCTATCCAATTAGCACCAACTGAAACCTTTGGGGTTGAAGAAAACTTTACCATGAGATGGAGTTCCGAAGCAAAAAATATCCTGAAACAAATCCCCTCTTTCGGCCGGGGCATGGTCATTAAAAATGTTGAAAGTTATGCAGCAAAGAGTAACCATCATGAAATAACCTTAGAAGTAATGAGGGCCTCACGGGAAGAGATGATATCAAAGAAAAGAACTGCATTCCCGACAAAAAGTGAAAGTGAAGCTGGCACTAACACAGAAGATAAAGACCAGGTACATCAAGATGGTGAAATCCCCTGGGCTGAGGAGGCACGAAAACGTGTTGCAAATGCCCCGGATTTTGTACGGCCAGGTATTTATAAGCTTATGCAGAAAAAGGCACACCAGCATGGTTATAAAGAAATCACTTCTAAATTCCTTTCCGAAATACGGGATGAATCTATGCAGCTCGCATCAAAACGTATTAAGAATATCGGATTTGATGAACTAAGGATGGATGCATGGGATAAGGCCAAAGAAAAGTTAAAAAGTGTACACAAAAAAGAGGTTATTGATACTATTAAGGCATTTCTTGATGAACGTACTATCAGGAATGAGGGTATCATTACTAAATTCCAGGCATATTTGAAGGATTCAGGCACAACAATGCAAAAAGAACCTCCTTCTTCACCTGTATGGACAGAGGAAGCAAAACAACGTCTGGAGAAGGCGCCTATATTTATCAGAGGCAGGGCAAAAAAAGCAATTGAAGGCTTCGCAACCCAGCAAGGTGCTACAATGATTACCTGCGAAATGATTGACCAATACATGAAAGATATCCCTTCTTTTGTTAAAAAGAAATTCAAATAA
- a CDS encoding ATP-binding protein, whose translation MNTIALIKHLLQKYRNYGNIFPGAFNKLHILSCKSIRTKIIISSILLSVFPIFIMRVFIYPTEKKALQDSLIQNLEGVGHKQSELIVRWIEERKADARIIAENPNVPGVIYKSEGSENFYRLLHHLNTLREAYGYKEIFICDRHGDLKITTSTGKVITNVAGYEFFKNAVNGITFVSPIAPSVIPLENEYGRLEFGLPTLYITTPVIYENKIIGVVCLRVDVMEISRLMRSVRLGETGETYLINKHGYMISESKFLRDLKDFGIVHQRTTLELKVINPTTGRFTRSVEECLKGGHGYDGDGYTDYRGIQVLGFWQWIPELNWGIIAEIDVKEGYGPVKRLHMVVAPIMVLITIVVISFAFFFGKKISDPILYLTEITKSISEGDYSKRVKIISHDEIGELSNSFNKMACFLEEKTQILKEYTSNLERTVEERTKDLIITNQELERQSSNLEKAYKELLTLDQMKDKMIRDVSHELKSPVAQVQMAIDLWSKEVKKEHIDRSKEEKFSKIINDSLQRLQKTIGSILDLSVLESGRLVFKKEILHLNELATQTITCMRLLAEKKGLAIIGHIPDTVSPVIGDKDEIQRVITNLIDNSIKYTECGEIHISIEQKNPYVEFAIRDTGVGIGLPKEQFSRLFERFFQERPRIDGAGVGLAICKNIIEAHKGQLWVESDGPGKGSTFKFTLPIA comes from the coding sequence ATGAATACTATAGCGCTCATAAAACATCTCTTGCAAAAATACCGAAACTACGGGAATATCTTTCCCGGGGCTTTCAATAAACTCCATATACTTTCCTGTAAATCGATACGAACAAAGATTATTATTTCTTCTATTCTGCTCTCTGTATTTCCTATTTTTATTATGCGGGTATTTATTTATCCCACAGAAAAAAAGGCCTTACAGGATTCCCTAATACAAAATCTTGAAGGGGTCGGACATAAGCAGTCGGAACTCATTGTACGATGGATCGAGGAAAGGAAGGCAGATGCCAGAATTATAGCAGAAAACCCGAATGTACCTGGTGTAATCTACAAATCTGAGGGGAGTGAAAATTTTTATAGGCTGCTTCATCATTTAAATACCCTTAGAGAGGCTTATGGTTATAAAGAAATCTTCATCTGTGACCGCCACGGAGATTTAAAAATCACTACCTCAACGGGAAAGGTAATCACGAATGTGGCGGGATATGAATTCTTCAAAAATGCCGTAAATGGCATCACCTTTGTATCACCCATTGCACCCTCCGTAATTCCCTTAGAGAATGAATACGGAAGATTAGAATTCGGTTTACCTACCCTCTATATCACTACGCCGGTAATTTATGAAAATAAGATTATCGGTGTCGTATGCTTACGGGTAGATGTAATGGAAATTAGTAGACTTATGAGAAGTGTCCGGTTAGGAGAAACGGGAGAAACGTACCTGATTAATAAACATGGGTATATGATCTCTGAATCGAAATTTTTACGGGATCTCAAGGATTTTGGAATAGTCCATCAAAGAACAACCCTTGAGCTTAAGGTTATTAATCCGACAACAGGAAGGTTTACCCGAAGTGTTGAGGAATGCCTGAAAGGAGGACATGGATACGATGGAGATGGTTATACAGACTACCGGGGTATACAGGTATTAGGCTTTTGGCAATGGATTCCTGAACTCAACTGGGGCATTATTGCAGAGATTGATGTAAAGGAAGGTTACGGTCCAGTCAAGAGATTGCATATGGTTGTTGCTCCCATCATGGTTCTGATAACCATCGTTGTTATCTCCTTTGCCTTCTTTTTTGGGAAGAAAATATCAGATCCTATTCTTTACCTTACTGAGATAACAAAAAGTATTTCTGAGGGTGATTATAGTAAACGGGTAAAAATTATCTCCCATGATGAAATCGGAGAATTATCGAATTCTTTTAATAAAATGGCTTGTTTCCTGGAAGAAAAAACACAGATACTTAAGGAATATACCTCCAACCTGGAGAGAACCGTAGAAGAAAGGACAAAAGACTTAATCATTACTAACCAGGAACTTGAAAGACAAAGCAGCAATCTGGAGAAGGCATATAAGGAGTTACTTACCCTTGATCAGATGAAGGATAAAATGATACGCGATGTATCTCACGAACTCAAGTCTCCCGTTGCCCAGGTACAGATGGCAATTGATCTCTGGTCTAAAGAAGTAAAAAAAGAACATATAGACCGCTCAAAAGAAGAAAAATTCAGTAAAATTATTAACGACAGCCTGCAAAGATTACAAAAGACTATCGGAAGCATTCTTGATCTTTCTGTTTTAGAATCGGGTCGTTTAGTATTTAAAAAAGAAATTCTTCATCTGAATGAGCTAGCTACTCAAACTATTACCTGTATGAGGCTCCTGGCAGAGAAGAAAGGATTGGCCATAATAGGCCATATCCCTGATACCGTATCTCCCGTAATTGGAGATAAGGATGAAATCCAGCGAGTAATCACCAATCTTATCGATAACTCTATAAAATATACGGAATGTGGAGAAATCCATATTTCTATAGAACAAAAAAATCCTTATGTAGAATTTGCTATTAGGGACACTGGAGTAGGCATCGGATTGCCAAAAGAGCAATTTTCCAGGTTATTTGAGCGATTCTTCCAAGAACGTCCAAGGATAGATGGAGCAGGTGTAGGCCTTGCAATATGTAAAAACATTATTGAAGCACACAAAGGACAGTTATGGGTGGAAAGCGATGGACCTGGGAAAGGGTCGACTTTTAAGTTTACTTTGCCAATAGCATGA
- the ribD gene encoding bifunctional diaminohydroxyphosphoribosylaminopyrimidine deaminase/5-amino-6-(5-phosphoribosylamino)uracil reductase RibD, whose product MTTVNTDEKYMMLALELAEKGRGKVEPNPMVGAVLVKNNEIIGTGYHQIFGGAHAEVHAIHEGGANCKGATLYVSMEPCAHYGKTAPCVDAIVKAGIGKVITAIIDPNPITSGKGIRKLKEAGIEIKLGVMEFQAMKLNASFFKLMQQGLPYVIVKWAMSLDGKIATHTGDSKWITCEESRVYAHKIRGQVDGILVGINTILRDDPLLTCRLEEGRNPKRIIIDSNASLPLNSRLLKTIHESEIIVAVSRNALPERIKKLRQLGCVVIQTNTMSGRVDLKELFQQLGEMKMTNILVEGGSRVITAVLEDCLADKVIVFIAPIIIGGQGANSPVLGKGIDAIAESVKVNEITIKRFSDDVVIEGFLKYKHRQGKVQADKKP is encoded by the coding sequence ATGACTACAGTAAATACTGATGAAAAATATATGATGCTTGCGCTGGAATTGGCAGAAAAGGGAAGGGGAAAAGTAGAGCCTAATCCCATGGTAGGCGCTGTACTTGTAAAAAATAACGAGATTATCGGAACAGGGTATCACCAGATCTTTGGAGGGGCACATGCAGAAGTGCATGCAATTCATGAGGGAGGAGCAAACTGCAAGGGGGCAACACTCTATGTTTCCATGGAACCCTGCGCGCATTATGGTAAGACGGCGCCATGTGTTGATGCCATTGTTAAGGCAGGTATCGGGAAGGTGATAACTGCAATTATCGATCCTAACCCTATTACATCAGGTAAAGGAATACGAAAATTAAAGGAGGCAGGGATTGAGATTAAGCTGGGGGTTATGGAATTCCAGGCAATGAAATTGAACGCCTCTTTTTTTAAATTAATGCAACAAGGATTGCCTTATGTGATAGTAAAGTGGGCAATGTCACTCGATGGAAAGATTGCTACTCATACAGGAGACTCAAAATGGATTACGTGCGAAGAATCACGGGTATATGCACATAAGATCCGTGGGCAGGTAGATGGGATTTTAGTTGGAATTAACACCATATTGCGCGATGACCCTCTCCTGACCTGCCGCCTTGAGGAAGGAAGGAATCCGAAGAGAATTATCATCGATAGTAACGCCTCATTGCCCTTAAATTCCCGTCTTTTAAAGACAATTCATGAAAGTGAAATAATAGTTGCTGTGAGCAGGAACGCATTGCCCGAGCGTATTAAGAAACTCAGGCAGTTGGGGTGTGTTGTTATTCAAACAAACACTATGAGCGGTCGGGTAGACTTAAAGGAACTCTTCCAGCAGCTTGGTGAGATGAAAATGACAAATATTTTAGTGGAGGGTGGCAGCAGAGTCATTACTGCAGTACTCGAGGATTGCCTTGCCGATAAGGTTATTGTTTTTATCGCTCCGATTATTATTGGAGGTCAGGGCGCAAATTCCCCTGTACTTGGAAAAGGTATTGATGCTATAGCTGAATCGGTAAAAGTTAACGAAATAACGATAAAAAGATTCTCAGATGATGTTGTTATTGAAGGTTTTTTGAAATACAAACACCGGCAAGGTAAGGTGCAGGCCGATAAAAAACCTTAG
- the aroA gene encoding 3-phosphoshikimate 1-carboxyvinyltransferase, whose protein sequence is MIEIKPIKEKVNAVVKAPGSKSYTNRALITAALADGQSTISHALFSDDTKYMASSLNTLGIPVKEEQNVNRFMVYGKSGTIPVKQANLFIGNAGTAMRFLTAMLTLGKGVYEIDGVSRMRQRPIQDLLDGLRQLGADVSSKYHNGCPPVLVGGKGLSGGSAVVKGDLSSQYFSALLMTAPYAQKDIVIEVEGSLVSKRYVDMTLALMRQFGVNVSNDNYRIFFVKSGQRYRAMHYEVEADASAASYFFAAAAITGGKVRVEGIGSNSLQGDVHFVDVLKEMGCKVTMHADWIEVQGDTLQGVDVDMGDMPDVVQTLASVAVFARGKTRVRNVKNMRIKETDRISAVVNELRRMGISAVEYEDGFEIEPSLPKPAEIETYDDHRMAMSFALIGLRAQGISIKHPECVSKTFPDYFRRLEELRP, encoded by the coding sequence GTGATCGAAATAAAACCAATAAAAGAAAAAGTCAATGCAGTAGTTAAGGCTCCAGGCTCAAAGAGTTATACAAATCGCGCCCTTATTACGGCGGCACTGGCTGACGGACAATCTACAATTTCTCATGCCCTTTTTAGTGATGATACTAAATACATGGCATCTAGTTTAAATACCCTGGGAATACCCGTTAAAGAAGAGCAAAATGTTAATAGGTTTATGGTATACGGTAAGAGCGGAACTATTCCAGTAAAGCAGGCAAATTTGTTTATTGGAAATGCAGGGACGGCGATGAGATTTTTAACTGCTATGCTAACCCTGGGAAAAGGTGTTTATGAGATAGATGGTGTTTCGCGTATGAGGCAAAGGCCTATACAGGATTTACTTGATGGTTTAAGACAGCTTGGGGCAGATGTTAGCTCGAAATACCATAATGGTTGTCCGCCGGTACTCGTCGGAGGAAAAGGATTATCCGGTGGATCGGCTGTTGTAAAGGGAGATTTAAGCAGCCAATACTTTAGCGCCTTATTAATGACAGCTCCTTATGCTCAGAAGGATATAGTTATAGAAGTGGAAGGTAGCCTGGTCTCGAAGCGTTATGTAGATATGACTCTTGCATTAATGCGTCAGTTTGGGGTAAACGTTAGCAACGATAACTATAGAATATTCTTCGTCAAATCCGGGCAACGTTATCGTGCTATGCATTACGAGGTGGAGGCAGATGCATCAGCCGCTTCTTACTTTTTTGCTGCTGCGGCAATTACCGGTGGAAAGGTTAGAGTTGAAGGAATCGGAAGTAATTCCCTGCAGGGAGATGTTCACTTTGTAGATGTCCTGAAGGAAATGGGTTGTAAGGTCACGATGCATGCTGATTGGATTGAGGTGCAGGGAGATACGCTGCAGGGAGTAGACGTCGATATGGGGGATATGCCAGATGTGGTGCAGACTTTGGCATCCGTAGCGGTATTCGCCCGCGGTAAAACGCGAGTACGGAATGTTAAAAATATGCGTATAAAAGAAACGGACCGTATTTCTGCTGTCGTGAATGAATTGCGCCGAATGGGGATTTCAGCAGTAGAATATGAGGATGGTTTTGAGATTGAACCATCTCTGCCTAAACCGGCAGAAATAGAAACCTACGATGACCATCGCATGGCTATGAGCTTTGCACTGATTGGGCTGCGCGCACAGGGAATATCTATAAAACACCCGGAGTGCGTATCCAAGACATTTCCTGATTACTTCCGGAGATTAGAGGAGTTACGGCCATAG